A stretch of the Deltaproteobacteria bacterium IMCC39524 genome encodes the following:
- a CDS encoding response regulator: protein MHDIVRWLIGVEATASNLYAKAAVVFREDDDFSRFLSIMSVEEKEHEQLLQKASASISDIKMKKASFSLDGVFRRKIEAPFTRAWQLLRSGELTKETMVDILAEAEFSEWNEVFLYAIDTLNAADVEFQKAVSEVDQHRINIQQYISSLPDGESLVQRAKRISQPDSKRVLIVEDNHSVARMLEALAVDDVEVVIARNGEEGISRIQQGRFDLIVSDIEMPKMNGIEMYIQALEVDPTLCSRFIFFTGTDKQEHLDFVRATNTFMLPKPSPVRVICDMMNDVLDSTTVPQGSTFH, encoded by the coding sequence ATGCATGATATCGTTCGCTGGTTGATAGGTGTTGAGGCTACAGCCTCCAACTTATATGCAAAAGCGGCAGTAGTTTTCCGTGAAGATGATGATTTTTCCCGGTTTTTATCAATAATGTCTGTTGAAGAAAAGGAGCACGAACAACTGCTTCAGAAAGCAAGTGCCTCCATCTCAGACATAAAAATGAAGAAGGCTAGCTTTTCCCTCGATGGAGTTTTCCGTAGGAAAATAGAGGCCCCTTTTACTCGTGCCTGGCAACTTTTGAGATCGGGTGAATTAACCAAGGAAACGATGGTGGACATACTTGCGGAGGCAGAATTTTCTGAATGGAATGAAGTCTTTCTTTACGCCATAGACACTTTGAATGCTGCGGATGTTGAATTTCAGAAGGCCGTATCAGAAGTTGACCAACATAGGATAAACATCCAGCAATACATTTCATCGCTACCTGATGGGGAAAGCCTTGTCCAAAGGGCCAAAAGAATATCCCAGCCTGACAGTAAACGTGTTTTGATAGTTGAAGACAATCACTCAGTTGCACGCATGCTTGAGGCCTTGGCTGTAGATGATGTTGAAGTGGTTATCGCCAGAAACGGGGAAGAGGGTATCTCTCGCATTCAGCAGGGACGCTTCGACTTGATTGTCTCGGACATAGAAATGCCGAAAATGAACGGTATCGAAATGTACATACAAGCTTTGGAAGTAGACCCCACTTTGTGTAGCAGGTTCATCTTCTTCACCGGCACTGACAAACAGGAGCATTTAGATTTTGTCAGGGCCACGAATACTTTTATGTTACCAAAACCATCTCCGGTGAGAGTGATATGTGACATGATGAATGACGTTCTAGACTCAACTACAGTTCCACAGGGCTCTACTTTCCATTGA